From the Halorhabdus utahensis DSM 12940 genome, one window contains:
- a CDS encoding MFS transporter — MEEIDNRTYWLIAVFLFVGVSGATIQARGALVPTFETYFGVSKGQLGLITPVGTVGYLVAMLALGSASGRVDIRKFLLAGVALTGLSLVLIGAAPSFLLLLGLVGMRSLSTGIFRALDRPTLSHLYPESRARVFTLQEMIWAVGATSGPILVTAILSQYSWRATYLVLAALTVPVFVLVWRLDAPTGTTNERTFELSDLRPLLSQPGVYGMIAALIVVGGIESIYFTWLPSFADATFSGWITGVVLSIYLAAYVPGRFVFSELSDQYSFTRVLVVTSILLTMLTYIAFTVAEGYMLLGSIFGIGLLISGLFPTLISMGIESMPSFSGPVNVIANVAAQVGFSTAPVIVGVLADATDIETAILVQIGLAGLLALVMIVLELGATGKASATT, encoded by the coding sequence GTGGAAGAGATAGATAATCGTACGTACTGGCTGATCGCAGTCTTCCTGTTCGTGGGGGTCAGTGGTGCGACGATTCAGGCCCGGGGGGCGCTCGTCCCGACCTTCGAAACGTACTTCGGGGTGAGCAAGGGGCAACTGGGACTGATCACGCCGGTCGGGACCGTCGGCTATCTGGTGGCGATGCTCGCGCTCGGCTCGGCGAGTGGCCGGGTAGACATCCGGAAGTTTCTCCTCGCCGGCGTGGCGCTGACCGGACTGTCGCTGGTGTTGATCGGTGCCGCGCCGAGCTTTCTGCTGTTGCTGGGGCTGGTCGGGATGCGGAGTCTGTCGACGGGGATCTTCCGGGCGCTGGATCGACCCACGTTGAGTCACCTGTATCCGGAGTCGCGGGCTCGGGTCTTCACTCTCCAGGAGATGATCTGGGCAGTCGGCGCGACGTCGGGGCCGATCCTGGTAACGGCGATCCTGAGCCAGTATTCCTGGCGGGCGACGTATCTGGTACTCGCGGCGCTCACGGTGCCCGTGTTCGTCCTGGTGTGGCGGCTGGACGCGCCGACCGGGACCACGAACGAGCGGACGTTCGAACTGAGCGACCTCCGGCCGCTGTTGTCCCAGCCGGGCGTCTACGGAATGATCGCGGCGCTGATCGTCGTCGGCGGCATCGAGAGTATCTACTTCACCTGGCTGCCGAGCTTCGCCGACGCGACCTTTTCCGGGTGGATCACCGGGGTCGTCCTGTCGATTTACCTGGCGGCGTACGTCCCCGGACGGTTCGTGTTCAGTGAGCTCAGCGACCAATACAGCTTCACGCGAGTGCTCGTCGTGACGAGTATCCTCCTGACCATGCTGACCTATATTGCCTTCACCGTCGCCGAAGGGTACATGCTGCTGGGCTCGATCTTCGGCATCGGCCTCCTGATTTCGGGGCTGTTCCCGACGTTGATTTCGATGGGGATCGAATCAATGCCGTCGTTCTCGGGCCCGGTCAACGTCATCGCCAACGTCGCTGCCCAGGTCGGGTTCTCCACCGCACCGGTGATCGTGGGCGTCCTTGCCGACGCGACGGACATCGAGACCGCGATCCTGGTCCAGATCGGCCTGGCTGGTCTGCTCGCGCTCGTCATGATCGTGCTGGAACTCGGGGCCACCGGGAAAGCCTCGGCCACGACGTGA
- the hypF gene encoding carbamoyltransferase HypF has protein sequence MSDRTRVTVSVTGVVQGVGFRPFVYRTATGNDLAGRVKNTGDGRVEIVLEGEARGIESFLSTLRTDPPPLARIENVTVEDGEPTALDTFEIVASTDSSGGSGTIPPDTAMCDACLADLRDSSSRFHGYWATACVDCGPRYTVIRELPYDRPTTSMAAFPMCDDCRADYGEPSDRRYHAQTIACPECGPTLSLLDGDGNARAGGDDAIAKAGDRLADGELVAIKGIGGTHLACDATDPAVVETLRERTGRPEKPFALMAPDLEAVESVAQISDTERDALEDTRRPILLLDGRRENRPDWFDTVSPGLKTVGVMLPYSGLHHRLFEHIEGPLVMTSANMPGVPMATDRASILADLDGVIDAALVHDREIVMRCDDSVARFSGGQRRFVRRSRGWVPESLPLPSPAETAEDVLALGAEFDATVALTQDGAVVPSQYVGDVDNPETVEYLRETVEHLRDLLGTDPDVVACDAHPDFLTTREAREYAEREGMAGPVQVQHHHAHAASLLAERERERAVVIAADGTGYGPDGSIWGGEVLDATLADFERVGGLSTFSLPGGTAAIEQPARLLASLLDGGDRIDELLLARGAVDSQRAAATVRQQVSQGINTPETTSAGRLLDAVSALLGVCPERSYEGEPAMKLEAAAVDGAVLDYDIPFGTRDGARVVDARQLVRDLDALADDHAISDVAATAQWALAGGLADVAVAVAEDRGVDAVGFTGGVAYNDAITRTIRDRVVAAGLDFLGHDRVPPGDGGIAYGQVAVAATRVGE, from the coding sequence ATGAGCGACCGGACGCGTGTGACGGTCTCGGTGACGGGCGTCGTCCAGGGTGTGGGATTTCGCCCGTTCGTTTACCGGACGGCGACCGGAAATGACCTCGCCGGTCGGGTGAAAAACACCGGCGACGGTCGGGTCGAGATCGTTCTGGAGGGCGAGGCCAGGGGCATCGAGTCATTTCTCTCGACCCTCCGGACGGATCCACCACCGCTCGCCCGAATCGAGAACGTGACTGTCGAAGACGGCGAACCCACGGCTCTCGATACCTTCGAGATCGTCGCCTCGACCGACTCCAGCGGTGGCTCGGGCACGATCCCGCCCGACACCGCGATGTGCGACGCCTGTCTCGCGGACCTCCGTGACTCGAGCTCGCGGTTTCACGGCTACTGGGCGACCGCCTGCGTGGACTGTGGCCCGCGATACACCGTCATTCGGGAGTTGCCCTACGACCGCCCCACCACGTCGATGGCTGCATTTCCGATGTGCGACGATTGCCGGGCCGACTACGGGGAGCCGAGCGACCGCCGATACCATGCACAGACGATCGCCTGCCCGGAGTGTGGCCCGACGCTCTCGCTGCTCGACGGCGACGGGAACGCCCGCGCCGGCGGTGACGATGCCATCGCGAAAGCCGGCGATCGACTCGCCGACGGCGAGCTGGTCGCGATCAAGGGCATCGGCGGGACCCACCTCGCCTGTGACGCGACCGATCCGGCCGTCGTCGAGACGCTCCGCGAACGAACGGGCCGCCCCGAGAAGCCCTTCGCGCTGATGGCCCCCGATCTGGAGGCGGTGGAGTCCGTCGCCCAAATCTCGGATACCGAACGCGACGCGCTCGAAGACACCCGTCGACCGATCCTGTTACTCGACGGACGGCGAGAAAATCGACCGGACTGGTTCGACACCGTCTCGCCCGGACTGAAAACCGTCGGCGTCATGCTGCCGTACTCCGGGCTCCATCACCGCCTCTTCGAGCACATCGAGGGACCACTGGTGATGACCAGCGCCAACATGCCCGGCGTGCCGATGGCGACCGACCGCGCGTCGATCCTCGCGGACCTCGATGGGGTGATCGACGCGGCCCTCGTCCACGACCGGGAGATCGTGATGCGGTGTGACGACAGCGTCGCCCGATTCTCGGGTGGGCAGCGCCGCTTTGTCCGTCGGTCGCGCGGATGGGTGCCCGAGTCGTTGCCGCTGCCGTCGCCCGCTGAGACGGCTGAGGACGTACTTGCTCTCGGTGCGGAGTTCGATGCGACCGTGGCGCTCACCCAGGACGGTGCGGTCGTCCCTTCCCAGTACGTCGGCGACGTGGACAACCCCGAGACGGTCGAATACCTCCGGGAGACCGTCGAGCACCTCCGTGACCTGCTCGGAACCGATCCGGACGTGGTGGCCTGTGACGCCCATCCCGATTTCCTGACAACCCGGGAGGCCCGGGAGTACGCCGAGAGGGAGGGCATGGCGGGGCCGGTCCAGGTCCAGCACCACCACGCCCACGCCGCCAGCCTGTTGGCCGAACGTGAGCGCGAGCGGGCGGTCGTCATCGCCGCCGACGGGACGGGCTATGGACCCGATGGGTCGATCTGGGGCGGGGAAGTACTCGACGCGACACTTGCCGACTTCGAGCGCGTCGGCGGGCTTTCGACGTTTTCCCTCCCCGGCGGGACGGCCGCGATCGAACAGCCGGCTCGTCTCCTGGCGAGCCTCCTCGATGGCGGCGACCGGATCGACGAGTTGCTCCTCGCGCGCGGTGCGGTCGACAGTCAGCGTGCAGCGGCGACGGTCCGGCAACAGGTTTCCCAGGGCATCAACACGCCCGAGACGACCAGCGCCGGGCGGTTGCTCGACGCGGTGAGTGCGCTGCTCGGCGTCTGCCCCGAACGCTCCTACGAGGGCGAACCGGCGATGAAACTCGAAGCGGCGGCGGTCGACGGTGCCGTTCTTGACTACGACATCCCGTTCGGGACGCGGGACGGCGCTCGGGTAGTGGACGCTCGTCAACTTGTCCGTGATCTCGACGCGCTCGCCGACGACCACGCGATCAGCGACGTGGCCGCCACGGCACAGTGGGCGCTGGCGGGCGGACTGGCCGACGTGGCCGTCGCGGTCGCCGAGGATCGTGGGGTCGACGCCGTGGGCTTCACCGGCGGCGTCGCGTACAACGACGCGATCACCCGGACGATCCGTGACCGCGTTGTGGCCGCTGGGCTTGATTTCCTCGGCCACGACAGGGTTCCGCCCGGTGACGGCGGGATCGCTTACGGGCAGGTCGCTGTCGCCGCGACCCGGGTTGGTGAGTGA
- a CDS encoding MATE family efflux transporter: protein MLDASREDIVSGSLTRVLVVLAAPLVVQNFALVAQEVVDLFWVGRLGGTAVAGVGLAAVLVGLLLVPFMMLFTGTQVVTSQRVGAGDEAAARRVPFTSATLAIPLAAVVGVAVLLGAEPVVDRFTDEAQVATYAVAYLTAYIPALFTTSLSDTLEAGFTGWGQTRIALYVNAVAILVNVVVDPLLILGYGPFPRLEVFGAALATGIGYGVGALVALAVVLRGREGFRLTADAVRPHLATAREVVTVGAPIAGQNLGRQLARLVVIAVVSVAGGAAGLAAYHVGSRVATVAFVPAQGLAQAATSVVGQNLGAEHIDRARRATWIGVVMAAVGLGVLGVVQWLFPAFIAHVFVPGMAGTDLTYTVAYLQILAYGYWALGAIYTVEAGFNGAGETRVSMVSTLAQYWAVRVPIAVVVYVLTYDVTAVFWAVTLSNVAAAGWLLAYFAYTSRRGLFERAADLPESEPESDGATEGAATG, encoded by the coding sequence ATGCTTGATGCCTCCCGGGAGGACATCGTCAGCGGATCACTCACGCGCGTTCTGGTCGTGCTCGCTGCTCCGCTGGTCGTCCAGAACTTCGCCTTAGTCGCCCAGGAGGTCGTCGACCTGTTCTGGGTGGGGCGACTGGGTGGGACGGCCGTCGCCGGGGTCGGCCTCGCCGCCGTCCTCGTCGGTCTCCTGTTGGTCCCGTTCATGATGCTCTTTACCGGCACACAGGTCGTCACCTCCCAGCGGGTCGGTGCCGGCGACGAGGCCGCGGCCCGGCGGGTCCCCTTTACCAGTGCCACTCTCGCCATCCCGCTCGCCGCCGTCGTCGGTGTCGCCGTTCTGCTCGGGGCTGAGCCGGTCGTCGATCGCTTCACCGACGAGGCCCAGGTCGCGACGTACGCGGTCGCGTACCTGACAGCCTACATCCCCGCCCTCTTCACCACGTCGCTGTCGGACACCCTCGAGGCCGGCTTCACCGGCTGGGGCCAGACGCGGATCGCGCTGTACGTCAACGCCGTCGCGATCCTCGTCAACGTCGTGGTGGATCCGCTGCTCATCCTCGGCTACGGGCCGTTCCCGCGGCTGGAGGTCTTCGGTGCCGCGCTCGCGACGGGCATCGGCTACGGCGTCGGCGCGCTGGTCGCCCTCGCGGTCGTCCTCCGTGGCCGGGAAGGGTTCAGGCTCACTGCCGACGCCGTCAGGCCACATCTCGCAACCGCCCGCGAGGTCGTCACTGTCGGTGCGCCGATCGCCGGCCAGAACCTCGGCCGGCAACTCGCCCGCCTCGTCGTGATCGCGGTGGTCTCCGTCGCCGGCGGCGCTGCGGGGTTGGCGGCCTACCACGTCGGCTCCCGCGTCGCGACTGTCGCCTTCGTCCCGGCACAGGGTCTCGCTCAGGCGGCGACCAGCGTTGTCGGCCAGAACCTCGGCGCGGAACACATCGATCGCGCCCGGCGAGCGACCTGGATCGGCGTCGTCATGGCCGCGGTCGGCCTGGGCGTTCTCGGCGTCGTCCAGTGGCTCTTCCCCGCGTTCATCGCCCACGTCTTCGTGCCGGGGATGGCGGGGACGGACCTCACCTACACCGTCGCGTACCTCCAGATCCTCGCCTACGGCTACTGGGCGCTGGGGGCGATATACACCGTCGAGGCCGGCTTCAACGGTGCCGGCGAGACGCGGGTGAGCATGGTCTCGACGCTGGCCCAGTACTGGGCCGTCCGCGTTCCGATCGCTGTCGTCGTCTACGTCCTTACCTACGACGTGACCGCCGTCTTCTGGGCGGTCACGCTCTCGAACGTCGCGGCCGCGGGCTGGCTGCTTGCCTATTTCGCCTACACCAGCCGGCGGGGTCTGTTCGAACGTGCCGCCGACCTCCCGGAGTCCGAGCCGGAGAGCGACGGGGCAACAGAAGGCGCTGCGACCGGATGA